Proteins encoded in a region of the uncultured Sunxiuqinia sp. genome:
- a CDS encoding GDP-L-fucose synthase → MQKTAKIYIAGHRGLVGSAIWKILQAKGYTNLIGRTHKELDLQSQSAVNNFFENEKPEYVILAAAKVGGIVANSTYRGQFIYENMQIQNNVIHQSYLHGVKKLLFLGSTCIYPKNAPQPMPEDCLLTDVLEYTNEPYAIAKIAGLKMCESYNLQYGTNFISVMPTNLYGPNDNFNLETSHVLPAMIRKIHLSKCLEDGHWDAIRKDLTLRPIEGISGDSNEEEILTILNKYGIRQPNNDHKAVTLDLWGTGKPLREFLWSEDMAEACIFILENRDFEDVKADCGDEIRNTHINIGTGKEISIRLLAETIQKEIDFKGTIHFDTSKPDGTMRKLTDPSKLHRLGWKHKIELEEGIKLMYQHYLAS, encoded by the coding sequence ATGCAAAAAACAGCAAAAATATACATTGCCGGGCACCGGGGACTGGTGGGATCAGCCATATGGAAGATCTTACAAGCAAAAGGGTACACCAATCTGATTGGTCGCACCCATAAAGAACTCGATCTACAAAGTCAGTCTGCTGTGAACAACTTTTTTGAAAACGAAAAACCGGAATATGTCATCCTTGCGGCAGCCAAAGTAGGCGGTATTGTAGCGAACAGTACGTATCGCGGTCAGTTCATCTACGAAAACATGCAAATCCAAAACAACGTCATTCACCAATCGTATCTGCATGGTGTAAAAAAGCTGTTATTTTTAGGATCGACCTGTATCTACCCTAAAAATGCACCGCAGCCCATGCCCGAAGATTGCCTGCTGACCGATGTACTTGAATACACCAATGAGCCCTATGCCATTGCCAAAATAGCCGGACTTAAAATGTGCGAGTCCTACAACCTACAATATGGCACCAACTTTATTTCAGTAATGCCGACCAATTTGTATGGCCCCAACGACAATTTCAACCTGGAGACCTCCCACGTGCTACCGGCAATGATTCGTAAAATACACCTGTCCAAATGCCTCGAAGATGGTCACTGGGACGCGATCCGAAAAGATCTTACTCTCCGACCGATTGAAGGAATTAGTGGAGACTCCAACGAAGAGGAAATCCTTACAATCCTGAACAAATACGGCATCCGGCAACCAAATAACGACCACAAAGCAGTAACCCTGGATCTTTGGGGAACCGGAAAGCCGCTGCGTGAATTTCTCTGGTCAGAAGACATGGCCGAAGCATGTATCTTCATATTGGAGAACCGCGATTTTGAAGATGTCAAAGCCGACTGTGGAGATGAAATCCGCAATACACATATAAACATCGGGACAGGAAAAGAAATTTCGATCCGTCTCTTAGCTGAAACCATTCAAAAAGAAATTGATTTCAAAGGAACGATTCACTTTGACACGTCGAAACCGGATGGCACCATGCGTAAGTTGACCGATCCCTCCAAGCTTCATCGCCTCGGATGGAAACATAAGATAGAGCTGGAGGAAGGGATCAAACTGATGTACCAACACTACTTAGCCAGCTAG
- the gmd gene encoding GDP-mannose 4,6-dehydratase: protein MTQKVALITGITGQDGAYLAEYLLKKGYVVHGIKRRSSLFNTDRIDHLYQDPHVENRNLFLHYGDMTDSMNITRIIQETQPDEIYNLAAMSHVKVSFDTPEYTANADGIGTLRLLEAIRLLGLSEKTRIYQASTSELYGLVQEVPQKETTPFYPRSPYAVAKMYAYWITVNYREAYKMHASNGILFNHESPIRGETFVTRKITRAIARIVLGQQDQLFLGNLSSKRDWGHAKDYIKAMYLILQQDKADDYVIATGITTTIRDFVKLTAQEVGLEITFKGEGSDEKGYLTSIDEKTFIEKVGAKYLQLVKAKVESSIPLVAVDPAYFRPTEVDLLIGDPTKSQTVLGWKPEYDLAGLIEDMIKSDIKLMQKDAWLREGGYRTLNYFE from the coding sequence ATGACACAAAAAGTAGCTTTAATCACCGGTATTACCGGACAAGACGGTGCTTACCTTGCTGAGTATCTTCTAAAAAAGGGATATGTCGTACACGGTATCAAACGACGTTCATCCCTGTTTAACACCGATCGTATTGATCACCTTTATCAGGATCCGCATGTAGAAAACCGTAACCTGTTTTTGCATTATGGCGACATGACCGACAGTATGAACATCACACGGATTATTCAGGAAACACAGCCCGATGAAATCTATAACCTGGCGGCTATGAGCCATGTAAAGGTGAGTTTCGATACGCCCGAATACACCGCCAATGCCGATGGAATTGGTACACTTCGTCTCTTAGAAGCAATTCGTCTGCTGGGCTTATCCGAAAAAACCCGCATCTATCAGGCATCAACGAGTGAACTCTATGGTTTGGTGCAAGAGGTGCCGCAAAAGGAAACAACTCCGTTCTACCCGCGCTCACCTTATGCCGTTGCCAAGATGTATGCCTATTGGATTACGGTCAACTACCGCGAAGCTTATAAGATGCATGCCAGCAATGGTATTCTGTTTAACCACGAATCACCCATTCGTGGAGAAACTTTTGTAACCCGTAAAATCACCCGTGCCATTGCACGTATTGTTCTCGGACAACAGGATCAGCTCTTCCTCGGAAACCTCTCATCGAAGCGAGATTGGGGACATGCCAAAGACTATATCAAAGCAATGTATCTGATTCTGCAGCAGGACAAAGCTGACGACTATGTAATAGCTACCGGCATTACCACCACGATCCGAGACTTTGTGAAACTAACCGCTCAGGAAGTTGGACTGGAAATCACATTTAAAGGCGAAGGAAGTGACGAAAAAGGTTACTTAACTTCCATCGATGAAAAAACATTTATAGAGAAAGTCGGAGCAAAATACTTGCAACTAGTAAAAGCGAAAGTTGAAAGCTCCATTCCCCTTGTTGCTGTCGATCCCGCTTACTTCCGACCTACAGAGGTTGACCTATTGATTGGTGACCCAACCAAATCACAAACCGTATTAGGCTGGAAACCGGAGTATGACTTAGCAGGGTTGATTGAAGATATGATCAAGTCTGACATTAAACTCATGCAAAAAGACGCCTGGCTCCGTGAAGGGGGTTACCGCACCTTAAATTACTTTGAGTAA